GGTGGTGAAGAAGCTGACGGAAGAGTTCTTTGCCGGGCTCGGCCAGCGCGAGGCAGTCAGGCGCACGGTGTTTGCCGTCGGTGACGAGAAGCAGTCGATCTACTCCTTCCAAGGGGCAGCGCCGGATTCCTTCGCTGAAAGCCGGCAGCTGTTCGCCGGGCGCGTGCGCGACGCCGAAGCCGCCTTCGCCAATCTCAAGCTCACCTGGTCGTTCCGGTCGAGCGACGATGTGCTGGCCGCCGTCGACCGCGTCTTCGCTGAACCCGGCGTGCGGCGCGGCATCAGCCACGATCCCGATCCGCTCAGCCACAAGGCGATCCGCAATGACGCGCCCGGCTATGTCGAGGTGTGGCCATCGGTCGGCGCCGAGATGGTCGAGGAACCGGACGACTGGACCTTGCCGGTCAACCACGCCAGCGCCCCCGCCGTGCGCGTCGCCGAGCATGTGGCCACGACCATCCAGACCTGGCTCAAGCAAGGCGAGGTCATCGAAGGCAAGGGCAGGAAGCTGACCGCCGGCGACATCCTGGTGCTGGTGCGCAAGCGCGACCGCTTCGTCCATGCGCTGTCGCGCAGCCTGAAGAACCGGCAGATCCCGGTCGCCGGCGCAGATCGGCTCAGCCTGCCCGGCCATATCGCGGTGCAGGACCTGATCGCGCTCGGACATTTCCTGATCCAGCCGGAGGACGATCTTTCGCTGGCCGCGGTGCTGCGCAGCCCGATCTTCGAGGTCTCCGAGGAGACGTTATTGACGCTTGCCAGCCAAAGGCCGAAGGGCCAGTCGCTGATTGCCTCGCTCAGGCATCACGCGGCCGAAGATGTTTCCCTCGCCGCTGTCGTTAGCCGGCTCGATGGCTGGGCAACCGAGGTCGCGTTCAAGCCGGTGTTCGAATTCTACGCCGCGGCGCTGGCGCGCGACGGGCTGCGCCGCAAGATGACGGCGCGGCTTGGACCCGAAGCCGGCGACATCCTCGACGAATTCCTGAGCTTTTGCCTGGCCGAGGAACGGACCGGACTGCCGGGGCTGGAATCCTTCCTGTCGACACTGGAGAATGCGGGCCCCGAGATCAAGCGCGAGATGGACCAGACGCGCGATGAGGTGCGCGTCATGACCGTGCACGCCGCCAAGGGCCTGGAGGCGCCGTTGGTCTTCCTGGTCGATGGCGGCTCGGCGCCGTTCAGCGACCAGCATCTGCCGCGGCTGATGCCGTTCGAAAGCTCGGGGACGCAATGGAGGGGCAAGGGCTATCTGTGGCGCTCGGCCAGCGATGTCGCCAATGGCGTTTCGAAGGCGGCCTCGGTGCGGGCGCGCGAACTGGCGGACGACGAATACCGGCGGCTGCTCTATGTCGGCATGACGCGCGCCGAGGACCGGCTGATCGTCTGCGGCTATCACGGCAAGCGGCAGCCCAGCCCCGGCACCTGGCATTCGATCGTCAGCCGCGCGCTGCTGGGCGCGCCCGAGAGTTCCGAGCGGCGGCATCCGGCGACGGCCGATGTGGCGGTGCATCGCTTCCATAAGACGAAACTACCGCCGGTTGCGCTGGCGGAGGGCGAAGCCGAGCATCCAATCGAGCATCTTGCGCCGCTGCCGGACACCCTGTTCCGACCATTGCCGCCCTATGAGGAGCTGCCGCGTCCGCTTTCGCCCTCCGGCGCCTCGGCGCTGATCGAGGAAGCGAACGACGCTATTCCCGATACGCGCTCGCCGGTGCTCGACGCTGCCGCCGAGCCCGGCTTCGCGGTCGTGCGCGGCCTTGCCTTGCACAAATTGCTGCAGATGCTGCCCGGCATCGCCGAGACGGAAAGGCACGGTGCGGCCGAGCGCTATCTCGCGCGCGCCGGCGCAGATTGGCCAGATGGTGAGCGCGACAGGGCGTTGGACGCGGTGCTCTCCATCCTTTCCGACGACCGCTTCGGCGCGTTGTTCTCGCCGTCGTCCCGCGCGGAAGTCGCGATCATGGGCAGTCTGGAGGTGAAGGGCAGGCTGCGTTCCATCTCCGGCAAGATCGACCGGCTGGCCGTCAGCCCGGAAAAGGTGTCGATCGTCGACTACAAGACCAACCGGCCGGCTCCCAAAGACCTGGCCGAAGTGCCGCCGGCCTATGTGCTGCAGCTTGCGCTCTACCGCGCGCTGCTTGAGCCGCTCTATCCGGGACGCGAGGTGACGGCGGCGCTGCTCTTTACCGAGGCACTGCGGCTGATCGAGCTGCCTGCAAGGGCCATGGCCGATGCCCTTGCCCGACTCACGGGAGCGTGACACAAGAACTGCTTGAACATCGCCGCCACAACCACCACATTTGGTGCAACCCGAGTTTTCGAAAGGATTTCAGCATGGCCACCGTCAAGGTCGACAATGGCAATTTCCAGGCCGATGTGCTCAATGCCAAGGAGCCGGTCGTGGTGGATTTCTGGGCCGAGTGGTGCGGCCCGTGCAAGATGATCGGCCCGTCCCTGGAAGAGATCGCCAAGGAACTCGGCTCGAAGGTGAAGATCGCCAAGCTCAACATCGATGAGAATCCGGAGCTTGCCGCGCAGTTTGGCGTGCGTTCGATCCCGACGCTGATGATCTTCAAGGGCGGCGAAGTGGCCGACATGAAGGTGGGCGCCGCGCCGAAGACCGCGCTGTCGCACTGGATCAACGGCGCCATCGCCTGAGCCATTCGGATATCCAAGGAACAAGCCCGGCCATCGCGCCGGGCTTTTCTTTGGCGCCATCGCTCATGGCGCCCTGGCCCTGACGTTCGCGCCCGCCATCTCCTCTTCTACAGGAAAAGGAGAACGCCATGACCGGAACAGCCAAGGCCACAGTCCATGTCGACAATGAGCGGGTGATCGTCACCGAGTACCGCTTCGCGCCCGGCGCCAACACCGGCTGGCACCGCCATGGCCACGACTATGTCGTCGTGCCGCTGATGGACGGCAAGGTGAGGCTGGTGACCAACGACGGCGAATCCTTCGCCGAAATGAAGAAGGGAGCGCCCTATTTCCGCCGCGAGGGCGTTGAGCACGACGTCATCAACGCCAATGACGGCGAATACGCTTTTATAGAGATCGAGCTGAAGTAGGCTTGGGTCACCAGTCGGCGACGCGATCGCCGCCGGTGAACTGCGCGCTTTTTGCGGTGTATTCGAACAGCTCGATCCTCACGCCGTTGGGATCGGTGATCCAGGCCTGAAAAGTGTCGTCGCATGCGAGCTTCTTCGGCGTCACCTCGACGCCTTTCGAGCGGATATGGGCGATCGCAGCCTCGATATCTTCCACTTCCAGGCAGAAATGGTTGATCTGGTTACGGTCGCCGTAGCTGGCCTCGGTCTTCTCAAACACCTCGACATGGCTGCGGCCGCCGCAGTTGAGATAGAAGCCGAAAATCCTGCCGTCGCGCAGGAAATTGAACCTTGTGTCCATGCCAAGCACGTCGCGATAGAAGGAGCGCGTCGCCTCCAGGTCGTGCGCGAAGATGCAGACATGGGCGAGCTGCCTGACTTTGATCATGGCCGGTTCCTTTCGGCCCCCGCCGAATCCGCAGCGCTATCTTGAATTTGACTTAGGTCGGCGGCGTACCGTTTTCGGCCAGAACGGCGCCCGCGAAATAGAGCGAGCCGCCGATGAGAATGCGCGGCGCCGGGCCGTCCCAGGAGTCGCGCAACAGCATCAGCGCGCTGGCGACGGAGCTGACCGGCTCGGCCGACAGGCCGGCCTCTTCCGCCCGCAATGCCAGCTCGTCGTTGGGAACGCCGGCATCGCTGTTGCTCACCGGCACGGTGTAGACATGGCGGGCAAGCCCCTTGAAGGCGCTGAAATAGCCGGTCTGGTCCTTGGTGTTGATCATGCCGGAGATCAGCACCAGAGGCCTCGGATTCTTCTCCTCCTGCTCGGCCAGGGCCTCGGCGATGACGATGCCGGCCCCGGGATTGTGGCCGCCGTCCAGCCAGATCTCCGCGCCCTTCGGAGCCAGATCCACCAATTTGCCCTGCGTCAGCTTCTGCATGCGTGCCGGCCAGGCGACATGGGTCATCGCCCGCTCGGCGGCGCGATGGCCGATCTCGAAGCCGGCCGCCTTTACAGCGGCGATCGCGGCGGCGGCGTTGGCGTATTGATGACGCCCGGGCAGGCGCGGCAAGGGCAAGTCCATCAGCCCGTCCTCGTCCTGGTAGACCATGCGGCCGTTTTCCTCGAAAGCGAGGAAATCCTGGCCGTAGACAAAGGTCGGGCAATCCAGCCGCTCGGCCGTCTCAATCAGCACCTGAAGCGCCGTCTCGCTTTCCTGGGCGCCGATCACCACCGGGCAGCCGCGCTTCATGATGCCCGCCTTCTCGGCGGCGATCAGCTCGACGCGGTCGCCAAGATAGGCTTCGTGGTCCATCGAGATCGGCATGATCACCGAAACCGCGGGCCGCTTGATGACGTTGGTGGCGTCGAAGCGGCCGCCAAGCCCGACCTCGATGATGGCCGCCTCCGCCGGATGCTCCGAGAACAGGACGAAGGTGACGGCCGTGAGTATCTCGAAGACGGTGATCTTCTGGCCGCCATTGGCCTCGGCGACGCGCGCGATGGCCTCGGCGAATACATCGTCCTCGACGAGCTTGCCGCCGCCTTCGGCCGCCAGCCGGTAGCGTTCGTGCCAATTCACCAGATGCGGCGAGGTGTGGACGTGAACGAGATGGCCGGCCGCCTCCAGAAGCGCGCGCGAGAAGGCGGCGCAGGAACCCTTGCCATTGGTGCCGGCGATGTGGATGACCGGCGGCAGCCGGTCCTGCGGATTGCCGAGGCGTTCGAGAAGCCGGGTGACGCGGTCCAGCGAAAGGTCGAAGCCTTTCGGATGCAGCGTCATCAGATGTTCGATTTCGCGTTCGGCGGAGAGCGTTGTCATGGCGGAATCCTAACGCCTGACCCGGAGACCGGGAATCGGTCTCGGAACGGTCATATGCAAATAAGAGGCTACAGCAGACAACGCACGGCGCAAATCGCGGTTCGCGGCGAATGATGTCGCGCAGACCGATATGGCGTCATCAGGCCTGGGGCCGTGTCTCCGCGTTGGCGATCGCCGGCGGCAGGATTTCCGGCTCCAGCGGTTTGTCGGCTTGCGGCACCTTGAGCAGCATCTTCAAGAGCCGGGAAATGGTCTGGCGCATCTCAAGCCGCGAGACGACCATGTCGACCATGCCGTGCTCCATCAGATATTCGGCGCGCTGGAAACCGTCGGGCAGCTTTTCGCGAATGGTCTGCTCGATGACGCGCGGACCGGCAAAGCCTATCAGCGCGCCGGGCTCGGCGATATGGACATCGCCCAGCATGGCGTAGGAGGCGGTGACGCCGCCGGTGGTGGGGTTGGTCAGCACGACGATATAGGGCAGGCCGGCTTCCTTCAGCCGGTCGACGCCGACCGTGGTGCGCGGCAGCTGCATCAGCGACAGGATGCCCTCCTGCATGCGGGCGCCGCCGGAGGCGGCGAACAGGATCAGCGGCCGCCTGCGCTGCAGCGCGACCTCGAAAGCATGCACGATGGCTTCGCCGGCAGCCATGCCAAGCGAGCCACCCATGAAGGCGAAATCCTGCACTGTGACGATGACCGGCAGCCCATCGATGGTGCCGGCGCCGTTGAGGATCGCATCCTCGAGGCTGGTCTTGGCCTTCGCCTCCTTCAGGCGATCGGTGTAGCGCTTCTCGTCGCGGAACTTCAGCGGGTCCTGGACGACCTTGGGATTTTCCAGCACCTCGTATTTGCCGTCGTCGAAGAAGTATTTCAGCCGCTCCTTGGCCGAAATCTTCATGTGGTGCCCGGAGGCCGGGATGACGAACTGGTTGGATTCGAGATCCTTATGAAAGATCATCTCGCCGGTCTCGGGATCCTTGATCCAGAGGTTTTCCGGCATGTCGGTGCGCCGGCCGAGCATCGAATTGATCTTCGGGCGGACGTAATTGGTGATCCAGTTCATGGCTTCGGCTCCCGTCCTGAAAAGGACTTCACGCAATTCCAGGAAAAGTCTGTGGCGATTTTCCGTCCGGAACTGCTTGTAGAGGAATAGTCAGGCTATTCGGCGGCAGCAAGGCGGGCCGAACGGACGCCCTGGGCGAGGCCGCTGACCAGCGTGGCGACGGCTTCGGCCGGATCGGCTGTCTTCTCGCCCTTCGGTCCCAGCACATTGGCGATCGCATTGACGATCGCCGTGCCGACCACGACGCCGTCGGCCGAGGCGCCGATGACGCGCGCCTGCTCGGCGGTCTTGACGCCGAAGCCGACGCAGACCGG
This region of Mesorhizobium sp. M2A.F.Ca.ET.046.03.2.1 genomic DNA includes:
- a CDS encoding VOC family protein produces the protein MIKVRQLAHVCIFAHDLEATRSFYRDVLGMDTRFNFLRDGRIFGFYLNCGGRSHVEVFEKTEASYGDRNQINHFCLEVEDIEAAIAHIRSKGVEVTPKKLACDDTFQAWITDPNGVRIELFEYTAKSAQFTGGDRVADW
- the accD gene encoding acetyl-CoA carboxylase, carboxyltransferase subunit beta, whose translation is MNWITNYVRPKINSMLGRRTDMPENLWIKDPETGEMIFHKDLESNQFVIPASGHHMKISAKERLKYFFDDGKYEVLENPKVVQDPLKFRDEKRYTDRLKEAKAKTSLEDAILNGAGTIDGLPVIVTVQDFAFMGGSLGMAAGEAIVHAFEVALQRRRPLILFAASGGARMQEGILSLMQLPRTTVGVDRLKEAGLPYIVVLTNPTTGGVTASYAMLGDVHIAEPGALIGFAGPRVIEQTIREKLPDGFQRAEYLMEHGMVDMVVSRLEMRQTISRLLKMLLKVPQADKPLEPEILPPAIANAETRPQA
- a CDS encoding cupin domain-containing protein; amino-acid sequence: MTGTAKATVHVDNERVIVTEYRFAPGANTGWHRHGHDYVVVPLMDGKVRLVTNDGESFAEMKKGAPYFRREGVEHDVINANDGEYAFIEIELK
- a CDS encoding folylpolyglutamate synthase/dihydrofolate synthase family protein is translated as MTTLSAEREIEHLMTLHPKGFDLSLDRVTRLLERLGNPQDRLPPVIHIAGTNGKGSCAAFSRALLEAAGHLVHVHTSPHLVNWHERYRLAAEGGGKLVEDDVFAEAIARVAEANGGQKITVFEILTAVTFVLFSEHPAEAAIIEVGLGGRFDATNVIKRPAVSVIMPISMDHEAYLGDRVELIAAEKAGIMKRGCPVVIGAQESETALQVLIETAERLDCPTFVYGQDFLAFEENGRMVYQDEDGLMDLPLPRLPGRHQYANAAAAIAAVKAAGFEIGHRAAERAMTHVAWPARMQKLTQGKLVDLAPKGAEIWLDGGHNPGAGIVIAEALAEQEEKNPRPLVLISGMINTKDQTGYFSAFKGLARHVYTVPVSNSDAGVPNDELALRAEEAGLSAEPVSSVASALMLLRDSWDGPAPRILIGGSLYFAGAVLAENGTPPT
- the addA gene encoding double-strand break repair helicase AddA; this translates as MKYPIPSDTAASQARASDPAYSAWVSANAGSGKTHVLAQRVIRLLLNGTDPSKILCLTYTRAAAANMSNRVFSTLSEWTALPDAELAVRIAALDGRGADRDMMRRARRLFAEALETPGGLKIQTIHAFCESVLHQFPLEANIPAHFEMLDPQMEASLFADARRDMISGAGAGVEGLAEAFATVLERGGEFGLDSLLAEIVGKRDELRDFIAKLGRDRDFRPLFAEFGFRPGQTAEGIAASLWPLPGFDPRQFAEFAHAAEAADARQVLNNVIPYARGAFAEADPIRRLRLLAKAFLKADGDPYEPPKIFKKALVDRLPDLPDRYLAGAKAILDVSDRLALFRMLEGTAAALTVAGWLIARYEQLKRGRGFLDFNDLITRTVSLLSRPDAGPWVQFKLDQGIDHILLDEAQDTSPDQWEVVKKLTEEFFAGLGQREAVRRTVFAVGDEKQSIYSFQGAAPDSFAESRQLFAGRVRDAEAAFANLKLTWSFRSSDDVLAAVDRVFAEPGVRRGISHDPDPLSHKAIRNDAPGYVEVWPSVGAEMVEEPDDWTLPVNHASAPAVRVAEHVATTIQTWLKQGEVIEGKGRKLTAGDILVLVRKRDRFVHALSRSLKNRQIPVAGADRLSLPGHIAVQDLIALGHFLIQPEDDLSLAAVLRSPIFEVSEETLLTLASQRPKGQSLIASLRHHAAEDVSLAAVVSRLDGWATEVAFKPVFEFYAAALARDGLRRKMTARLGPEAGDILDEFLSFCLAEERTGLPGLESFLSTLENAGPEIKREMDQTRDEVRVMTVHAAKGLEAPLVFLVDGGSAPFSDQHLPRLMPFESSGTQWRGKGYLWRSASDVANGVSKAASVRARELADDEYRRLLYVGMTRAEDRLIVCGYHGKRQPSPGTWHSIVSRALLGAPESSERRHPATADVAVHRFHKTKLPPVALAEGEAEHPIEHLAPLPDTLFRPLPPYEELPRPLSPSGASALIEEANDAIPDTRSPVLDAAAEPGFAVVRGLALHKLLQMLPGIAETERHGAAERYLARAGADWPDGERDRALDAVLSILSDDRFGALFSPSSRAEVAIMGSLEVKGRLRSISGKIDRLAVSPEKVSIVDYKTNRPAPKDLAEVPPAYVLQLALYRALLEPLYPGREVTAALLFTEALRLIELPARAMADALARLTGA
- the trxA gene encoding thioredoxin, whose protein sequence is MATVKVDNGNFQADVLNAKEPVVVDFWAEWCGPCKMIGPSLEEIAKELGSKVKIAKLNIDENPELAAQFGVRSIPTLMIFKGGEVADMKVGAAPKTALSHWINGAIA